The Paracoccus liaowanqingii genome window below encodes:
- the ilvC gene encoding ketol-acid reductoisomerase produces MRVYYDRDCDVNLIKDKKVAILGYGSQGHAHALNLRDSGARNLVVALREGSPSAKKAEGEGLQVMGIAEAAAWCDVIMFTMPDELQAETYKKYVHDNLREGAAIAFAHGLNVHFGLIEPKPGVDVIMMAPKGPGHTVRGEYTKGGGVPCLVAVHQDASGKAMDIGLSYCSAIGGGRSGIIETNFREECETDLFGEQAVLCGGLVELIRMGFETLVEAGYEPEMAYFECLHEVKLIVDLIYEGGIANMNYSISNTAEYGEYVSGPRILPYDETKARMKAVLRDIQSGKFVRDFMQENAVGQPSFKATRRINDEHQIEQVGAKLREMMPWISKGKMVDRARN; encoded by the coding sequence ATGCGCGTTTACTATGACCGCGACTGCGACGTGAACCTGATCAAGGACAAGAAGGTCGCGATCCTCGGCTATGGCAGCCAAGGCCACGCCCATGCCCTGAACCTGCGCGACAGCGGCGCCCGCAACCTGGTCGTCGCCCTGCGCGAGGGCAGCCCCTCCGCCAAGAAGGCCGAGGGCGAGGGCCTGCAGGTCATGGGCATCGCCGAGGCCGCCGCCTGGTGCGACGTGATCATGTTCACCATGCCCGACGAGCTGCAGGCCGAGACCTACAAGAAATACGTCCATGACAACCTGCGCGAGGGCGCGGCCATTGCCTTCGCCCACGGCCTGAACGTGCATTTCGGCCTGATCGAGCCCAAGCCCGGCGTCGACGTGATCATGATGGCCCCCAAGGGACCGGGCCACACCGTGCGCGGCGAATACACCAAGGGCGGCGGCGTGCCCTGCCTGGTGGCGGTCCATCAGGACGCATCGGGCAAGGCCATGGATATCGGCCTGTCCTACTGCTCGGCCATCGGCGGCGGCCGCTCGGGCATCATCGAGACGAACTTCCGCGAGGAATGCGAGACCGACCTCTTCGGCGAGCAGGCGGTGCTCTGCGGCGGCCTGGTCGAACTGATCCGCATGGGCTTCGAGACGCTGGTCGAGGCCGGCTACGAGCCCGAAATGGCCTATTTCGAGTGCCTGCACGAGGTCAAGCTGATCGTCGACCTGATCTATGAAGGCGGCATCGCCAACATGAACTACTCGATCAGCAACACGGCGGAATACGGCGAATACGTCTCGGGCCCGCGCATCCTGCCCTATGACGAGACCAAGGCCCGCATGAAGGCGGTCCTCAGGGACATCCAGTCCGGCAAGTTCGTCCGCGACTTCATGCAGGAGAACGCCGTGGGCCAGCCCTCGTTCAAGGCCACCCGCCGCATCAACGACGAACACCAGATCGAACAGGTGGGCGCCAAGCTGCGCGAGATGATGCCCTGGATCAGCAAGGGCAAGATGGTCGACCGCGCCCGCAACTGA
- the yghU gene encoding glutathione-dependent disulfide-bond oxidoreductase produces MLAGPAPILGAKVNDRTDDERRLYPPKVWTPGTENGGQFASINKPTAGAQYDRPLPVGRHPLQLYSLATPNGQKVTILLEELLEAGHAAEYDAWLIKIGDGDQFGSGFVGVNPNSKIPALMDHSVSPPQRVFESGSILLYLAEKYGAFLPTDPTARTETLNWLFWQMGAGPYLGGGFGHFYAYAPVKIEYAIDRFTMEVKRQLDLLDKRLAETRFVAGEEYTIADMAIWPWYGRLITGGAYGDAATFLDADSYTHVHRWQAEIAARPAVQRGIMVNNVSGEPSGQLHERHDAGDFQTRTQDKLDG; encoded by the coding sequence ATGTTGGCGGGCCCCGCCCCCATCCTTGGGGCCAAGGTCAATGACAGGACAGATGATGAGCGACGCCTATACCCCCCCAAGGTCTGGACCCCCGGCACCGAAAACGGCGGCCAGTTCGCCAGCATCAACAAGCCGACCGCCGGTGCGCAATACGACCGCCCGCTGCCGGTCGGCCGCCATCCGCTGCAGCTCTACTCGCTGGCGACGCCCAACGGGCAGAAGGTCACCATCCTGCTGGAGGAGCTGCTGGAGGCCGGCCACGCCGCCGAGTACGACGCCTGGCTGATCAAGATCGGCGACGGCGACCAGTTCGGCAGCGGCTTCGTGGGCGTGAACCCCAATTCCAAGATCCCGGCGCTGATGGACCATTCGGTATCGCCGCCGCAGCGGGTGTTCGAATCGGGATCCATCCTGCTGTACCTGGCCGAGAAATACGGCGCCTTCCTGCCCACCGATCCGACAGCGCGGACCGAGACGCTGAACTGGCTGTTCTGGCAGATGGGCGCGGGCCCCTATCTGGGCGGCGGCTTCGGGCATTTCTACGCCTATGCGCCGGTCAAGATCGAATATGCGATCGACCGCTTCACCATGGAGGTCAAGCGCCAGCTGGACCTGCTGGACAAGCGCCTGGCCGAGACGCGCTTCGTGGCGGGCGAGGAGTACACCATCGCCGACATGGCCATCTGGCCGTGGTACGGGCGCCTGATCACCGGCGGCGCCTATGGCGATGCGGCGACCTTCCTCGACGCGGACAGCTATACGCATGTCCACCGCTGGCAGGCCGAGATCGCCGCACGTCCCGCCGTGCAGCGCGGCATCATGGTCAACAACGTCTCGGGCGAGCCCTCCGGGCAGCTGCACGAGCGCCATGACGCGGGGGATTTCCAGACCCGCACGCAGGACAAGCTGGACGGCTGA